The genome window TCTCTTGCTCTGTGTATATGATAGTATTCAAGTTTCAGGTTTTCTAATTCTCCAAAAATACTCATGAATACATTGACtcagggtttttcttttttctttttttcttgagaattttttaaaagagaaaaacagagtCCTTGAGAAGAATTATATCAAAGAATATAGAAATTATGCTTAAAACACATCTCTATAACCTTtacttgtgtttatttttctctccaAGGAAATTTGATGGATGACGTTATAAGGTGCTAATGGGGTGAGGACTTGTTGTAGGTATACTTGAAATCAGTGTTTGATCTGAACtggttttaatttcttcctttagGTAGACTTGGAGGCTGAAGATgctcaaaaccaagaaacaagTGAGTAATTCTTTCCTTGTTTAGACCTTGAGATCTTTTCTTCAATCCTTGGTCTCAACAAGACATGCTTATCTCTGAGTGCAGATGATTCAAAGACAGTTCATGTCAAATTCCAGCTACGGAAGGAGTGCTCCTTTGGAGAACAATTTACCATAGTAGGAGATGATCCTTTGTTGGGATTATGGGATCCTGAAAGTGGAATACCATTGAACTGGTCAGATGGGCATCTTTGGACTGTTGAGATGGTAAGCAGAAACTATTAAACAATCTATTAAATGTTGTTACTTTACTGATGCCTCTACTGTTTATATAGGATATACCAGTTGGAAAATCCATCCAGTTCAAGTTCATACTAAAAGGAATTGCTGAGAAGATTTTCTGGCAACCGGGTCCTGATCGAATTCTCCCAACGTGGGAAACCAGTAATACCATCGTAGTTTGGGAAGATTGGGAAGATGCTGCATTGCAGAAGATAACAGAGGAAGAACCATCTGCTAATGGGAGTGAGGAACCTGTTGTCAACCCAGAATCGCTGATTGTTGCCGAGAACTTGACTTGTCAAAAGGAAGAGGTGGTTTCTGATATGAGCAATGGAGCAGTTACCGTGGATGTGAGTTCTAACCCAGAAAAGAAACCATCGCCAGTGACTTGCAAGAAAGCAATTGTTGCTGATAACATTTATCCTGTGCAAGAGAAACCTCTAGCTATTGTAGCAGATAACATCAGTGACTCAGAGGGGGCTTCTACTGTGGATGTGAATGTTAGCAATGCAGTATTAAGTGAAAAGAGAACCAGTCACCAGGAGGAAGAACAGAGAACTACATCAAGCAAGAGTACAGTGGTTAGAGAGGATGTTGTCAGAAATGATGATGCTCCAACAGCCATAAACTCAGCAAACTCTGATGTCCAAGGAAGTCTGGTTACTTGTGGAGGAGATGCTGTTCTGGTTACTGGCTTGTCTGCAGCAACAGGGATACCAAGTGAAGCAGCTATTGACAGTGAAGAAAGATGCCATGCCTTTGATGCCTCTGTTGGAGCTGGTGAAAAGAATCACAATTTGCCAGAGGTAACTGCCTGATTAATGTATAGCACATCTTGTTTCTCTCGATATTATCCTTACCTTTCGTTTCTGCTACCAATTTTactttaaatgaaataaagttGTTCTCCATTTCCATTAGCCGATTCCTCCAGTTCCAGAGGTCTCATTCCACTGAATAATCTGGCATTAATTTGTGTCTTcttgaaagtaaaaaattatcCACAAATAAGAATACTCGAGGAAAAAACAACACATTGCTTCTCTAGAACTACTCGGGCACTTATACAAGCAGGTTAAGGTTATTGCAAACTGTAATTTACTGATCTGCAAGACCTTGTCTATAAGTATATGGCATTTCTGCCCGTTATTCTCTTCTCCTCTATTAACCGAGTCCTAATAATATTCAGTTAGATGAGAAGCGTGAAGTCGGTGATGAACCACTTCAAGGAGAAACAATGGATGGGTTCAACGATGAGGAGCCGCAGGGCAACGAGATCATACACAAACCACTGGTGAAAGAAGTAAAGtgtgatgttgatgacaatccACATCGAGAAGAATCAATCAAAGGGCTCGATGATGAGGAGCAGCACAGCCATGAACTCGTATATAAGCCACGGgccaaagaagaaaagaagcaagAGTTTGTAAGAAACTGTGTTGTTCAAAATGACCTGCACTGGATACAGAAGCTGCTAACCAGTTTAGGGTTGCTGTAGCATCAAGAAAgcagaaaaacaatttattctATGCCTGATTCTGTGCTACCTAGTTGCCCTACATTTTTGAAGTGGCCTGGGCAGCGAGACAATTGCAGCCGTGTGTATAGACGATTGTGACTAAGCCATGATGTTGCTGTAATCTATTCCACTAGATTGCTcaagttttgttcttttattgttttataatgcAATATGTACATAGTGACAGCTTATTCTTTATCATGTGTGACATGGAGATGAGAACAATGGTAGTTTTGCAAGCAAGACGCTGTTATTTTCTCCTGAATGCTGCAGG of Populus trichocarpa isolate Nisqually-1 chromosome 16, P.trichocarpa_v4.1, whole genome shotgun sequence contains these proteins:
- the LOC7487467 gene encoding uncharacterized protein LOC7487467, with amino-acid sequence MKTLTSSCSNVILDKKGDNRPVFSFRELRHEVSILPSKKLVHSVGFLHWLCVKHKPICPIRVSSSFSPESQAYLEAEDAQNQETNDSKTVHVKFQLRKECSFGEQFTIVGDDPLLGLWDPESGIPLNWSDGHLWTVEMDIPVGKSIQFKFILKGIAEKIFWQPGPDRILPTWETSNTIVVWEDWEDAALQKITEEEPSANGSEEPVVNPESLIVAENLTCQKEEVVSDMSNGAVTVDVSSNPEKKPSPVTCKKAIVADNIYPVQEKPLAIVADNISDSEGASTVDVNVSNAVLSEKRTSHQEEEQRTTSSKSTVVREDVVRNDDAPTAINSANSDVQGSLVTCGGDAVLVTGLSAATGIPSEAAIDSEERCHAFDASVGAGEKNHNLPELDEKREVGDEPLQGETMDGFNDEEPQGNEIIHKPLVKEVKCDVDDNPHREESIKGLDDEEQHSHELVYKPRAKEEKKQEFVRNCVVQNDLHWIQKLLTSLGLL